The stretch of DNA CATATACTTCAGAAATCAAGATAAATTATATAACATATAGAGATATATTAAAAAGAGCATCTATCGCGTCAACTGAAcggaataaatagataaataacaaaACGCAATTGCCTTGAGAAAcatctgattttcttttaaattacatGGACATGTACAATATGCACAAGCGACCGCAGTCCAGTCCACCGCGGGATCCTGGCTGGCTCAGGACACGAACTCCAGGGCCAGCTCACTGTCGGCGCTGTGGAACGAAGCGGATTTGTTGCTGAGTTTCCTGGGATCCTCAGGGGTCCACACTTTGGCTGTCCGGATGATGTTCTGTTCGCTGAGCTGCTTTTCATCAGTCCACGAGAGGGAATGTCCAGCCAGAGGAGGAAGGCCATAGTCCGGGTCGCTGGGGGAGGGCGGCCCtgggtagggaagtgggtaagaaaCCACATTCTGAACTTAGGTCCCAGGTCCTGGGCATTTGGGGCCCCTCCTCCCTgaagctccccccacccccagggccgcCGTTCCCACCCCGGAATCCCAAGAACTGTGCGCCTGCCTGGGACGCACGACCCGGAGCGCACCTTGGACCCCGAGCGCGCGCGCACCAGGTTGCAGTGTCCATCGTCTGGCCCAGCTACCTGCCCCCGGCGGAAGACCCGTCCCTTACTCTCCCGAGCAAGAACACTGGCGCACTTACGGGTGCCACGATGGCAGATGATGACCTTCTGGGCTTGGCTGCCTAGGCTGTCCGTGCCCAGGCGCCCGCCTCCTCCCGCTCCGCCAGCGCCGCCTGCCCCGCCGGCGCCGCCGCGCAGAGGCAGGTCGGCTTGCACCAGCTCGCTGAGGAAGTTGATGTAGCCGATGGCCAGACGCAGCGTGTCCACTTTGGACAGGCGCTTCTCGTAGGGTAGGGTGGGGATGTGCGAGCGCAGGCCCTCGAAGGCGTCGTTGATGGACTGCATACGGCGCCGCTCGCGCACGTTAGCCGcctgccgcagctgctggagtTCCGCCTCGGAGCGCACCCTCCGGCGCCGCCGCGCAGCAgccgctgcagccgccgccgcgCCCCGCAGCCTAGCTCCGGGGGACAGCACCGCGGCGGCAGCGGCGCACGGGTAGGCCAGACACGAGGGTGGCGAGCCGGGCGAGTAGGGGAAGGCGCTGGGGGCCACGCTCGCCGCGCAGCAGTAGCCGGAGCCTCCGCCAATGTCCTCGGGGTCCTCGGGAAACCCCGACGGCGGCGGCGCCGGCGGCGCCGGCTGCACGAGGGCGTGCGGAGCGGCTGAGGGCGCCGGAGGAAGCAGCAGGCACGCCCCGTCGCGGTAGCAGTATTCGTGCAACTGGTGGCTGAAGAAGTCAACCTCGGCCTGCTCGTCCACCAGCAGCTCGTCACCGTCCTCCAAAGGATCCCGGGAAGATTGATCGGTCAGGAAGTCTTCATCGTCCAGGTACGGAGCCGGAAAGCCATCCAGGGCCCCGGGGAAAGGTTCC from Ochotona princeps isolate mOchPri1 chromosome 10, mOchPri1.hap1, whole genome shotgun sequence encodes:
- the PTF1A gene encoding pancreas transcription factor 1 subunit alpha; this encodes MDTMLLEPFPGALDGFPAPYLDDEDFLTDQSSRDPLEDGDELLVDEQAEVDFFSHQLHEYCYRDGACLLLPPAPSAAPHALVQPAPPAPPPSGFPEDPEDIGGGSGYCCAASVAPSAFPYSPGSPPSCLAYPCAAAAAVLSPGARLRGAAAAAAAAARRRRRVRSEAELQQLRQAANVRERRRMQSINDAFEGLRSHIPTLPYEKRLSKVDTLRLAIGYINFLSELVQADLPLRGGAGGAGGAGGAGGGGRLGTDSLGSQAQKVIICHRGTRPPSPSDPDYGLPPLAGHSLSWTDEKQLSEQNIIRTAKVWTPEDPRKLSNKSASFHSADSELALEFVS